The following DNA comes from Sphingorhabdus sp. M41.
CGCTGACCGAAGCTTATGCGCGGGAGCAGGGCTTCTGGCGCTATGACGAGACGACCAAGGACGCGATCTACACCAAGACGCTGGAACTCGACATCAGCACCGTGGTGCCGTCGCTCTCCGGACCGAAACTGCCGCAGCAGCGCGTGTCGATGGCCGAGCTGGACGAAGAGTTCAACCGCGACCTCAAGAAGGTCTTCGGCGTCGATGATGACGGCAAGCGGGTGGACGTCGACGGCAGCGACCAGGGCTTTGCCCATGGCGATGTCGCGATTGCCGCGATCACCAGCTGCACCAACACCTCCAACCCGACGGTGCTGATCGCCGCCGGTCTGGTCGCGCGCAAGGCGCGGGAACGCGGGCTGCAGCGCAAGCCATGGGTCAAGAGCTCGCTGGCGCCGGGATCGCAGGTGGTCACCGACTATCTCGACAAGGCGGGATTGTCCGAGGATCTCGACTATCTCGGATTCAACCTGGTCGGCTATGGCTGCACCACCTGTATCGGTAATAGTGGGCCACTGCCGGCGCCGATTTCCAAGGCGATCAACGAAAATGATCTGGTTGCCGCGTCGGTGCTGTCGGGCAACCGCAACTTTGAAGGCCGCGTGTCGCAAGACGTGCGCGCCAACTATCTCGCTTCGCCGCCGCTGGTTGTCGCTTATGCGCTGAAGGGCACGGTCCGCGAGGATATGTATGAAACGCCGATCGGGCAGGGCAGCGACGGCACCGACGTCTATCTGAAGGACATCTGGCCGACCAACGCCGAAGTGACCGACATGGTCAACAGCTTCGTCAACCGCGAAATGTTCGAAAGCCGCTATGCCAATGTCTATGACGGCGACGAGCAGTGGCGTGCGATCGACGTCACCGGCGGCGACACCTATCAGTGGCGCGCCGGCTCGACCTATGTTGCCAACCCGCCCTATTTTGACGGCATGACGATGACGCCGGAGCCGATCAGCGACATCATCGAGGCGAAGACGCTGGCGCTGCTGGGTGACAGCATTACGACCGACCACATCTCGCCAGCAGGCGCGATCAAGGAGGACAGCCCTGCCGGAGAATATCTGAAAAATCATCAGGTTAGCAAGCAGGACTTCAACAGCTACGGCTCCCGCCGCGGCAACCACGAAGTCATGATGCGCGGCACATTTGCGAATATTCGTATCAAGAACGAAATGGCCGACGGTAAAGAAGGCGGTTACACCAAATATAATGGCCAGATCATGCCGATCTACGACGCCGCAATGAAGCACAAGGCCGACGGCACCCCATTGGTCGTCATCGGTGGCGAGCAATATGGCACCGGCTCCTCCCGCGACTGGGCGGCAAAGGGCACCAACCTGCTCGGCGTCCGCGCTGTCATCGTCGAAAGCTACGAGCGGATCCACCGTTCGAACCTCGTCGGCATGGGCGTTCTGCCACTGCAGTTCGGCGAAGGCACCGATCGCGAGATCCTCAGCCTCGACGGCAGCGAAAGCTTCACCATCAAGGGTGTAGCCACGCTGAAACCGCTGCAGGAAGTCGAAGTCGAAATGACCCGCGCCGACGGCACGACCTCGACCTTCAAGACGATCTGCCGGATCGATACCGCCAATGAAATGGAATATTTCCTCAACGGCGGCATCCTGCAATATGTGTTGCGGAACCTCGCGAAAGGCTAGAACGCCACGCCAAATTGTGCATAGTCGGGGCATAGGAGAGAGACTCTATGCCCCGACTGCGCGAAATACCCCGGTCAGAGGTGACCGACGACTATGTTCTCGGCCTCTACAATATGCTGTTCGGCGATCGCGATCCGGTGGCAGAACCGGGCACGGCGACCGGTACGCCGGGCAACTGGTGGACCGTCTTTGCCCAGGTCCCCGACGCTTTCAAACATACAACCGAGGGCTTCGGTTTCTACCGCTCTCCCAATCGCAAGCTTGATCCGAAACTGCGCGAGCTCGGCCAGATCCGCGCCGGCTATGTGGTGGGATCGCAATTTGTCTATTCCCAGCACAGCAAGGCGATGCGCTTCGAAGGCTATTCCGAGGAACAGGTCACGGCGATCCCAAACTGGCAGGTCGCCGACTGTTTCAGCGATGTCGAGCGCGCCGTGCTCGCTTACACCGATTGCCTGGTGCTGGAGCGGGGCAGGGTGCCCGACGGCGTCTTCGCGGCGCTGAAAAAGCATCTGGGCGAAGTCGAGATACTCGAGCTCACCTACATCACCTGCACCTATATGATGCACGCGGTGATGAGCCGGGCGCTGAAACTGGAATTTGATGATGTGGCGGAACGGGTTGTCGAAGTGCCCGCTCCCGATGGCGCGACGGCCGATGTCATGGGCATGGTCGACAAGCGGAAGGACGCGGACCAATGAGCTATCACCATCTCGCCCTCGCGGCGAAAGACATGAAAGCGATCCACGCATTTTACGAAGGCGTGATGGGCTTCGAACTGGTCAAGGTAGAGATCGCGCCGGTCATGGGCGGTGGCTGGGGCAAGCATTTTTTCTACCGGATGGACGGCGACGACAGCCGGTTCATCGCCTTCTGGGAATTGATGGATACGCCGGGCGAAGACGGATATAGGTTCGATCTCAATGAAGCCGCGGGAACACCGCAGGGCACGAACCATTACAGCTTTGCCGTCAATACGCCCGATGAGCTCATTGTCTGGCGCGAAAAATGGAACGCTGCCGGTCTCGACGTGCTGGAGATCGACCATAATTGGTGCCACTCGGTCTACACCCGCGATCCCAATGGCAATATGGTTGAATTTTGCCTGACCACCGGCAGTTTTACTGACGAAGACCGCGACCGCGCCCTGGCCGCGCTGGACGAGACGAAAATGAACCCGTCTCCGCCGCCCGCCATGATGAAGCAATGGCTGGCGAAAAACGCCTAGCCGGCGACGTGCAGTTCCGGCTTTTTGATAGCCCGGCCATTATCGGCATGCAAGCCCTTGAAGATGGTGTTGACCACGATCCGGAGCCGCTCTTCGGTCGCCAGATGCATCATCTGCATCATCAGCTGCGGATTGCAAAAAGGCTGCATCATGGTGTTGACCAGAGACACGACGGCATCAAGCTCCAGCCCCTTGAAATAGCCTTTTTCCATGGCTTCGGCGAGAATTGACGCCATATAGTGATCGGCCAGATCGACATAGCCCTTGATCACGTCAAAATGTTCGTTCCCGAGTTCCATATAGGATTCAAACAGTTCGGGATCATCTTCATACCGGGCCCGTTTGATGACCACACGTTTGGCGAAAAACTGATAGAGCTTCTCCTCAACCGGCATGTCGGCGGACACCAGCTCCTCCATGATCACCAGCAGTTCGGCAAACCATTCCCCCGCCATGGCCTCTGCCAGCGCGTCCTTATTCTCGAAGAAGCGATAGAGATTCGATGGCGACATGCCGACGGCTGTCGCGAGATCGCTCATGGTAAAGCTGATTGCGCCTTTCTCCTGGATCATGCGGTCTGCGGCGGCGATTATTCTCAAGCGCGTAGCGGCGATGTCGGTCTCGGGACGTGGCATGATGTGGCTCCCCTCCAGGATCCTTGGCGCGGCATTATAGCCGCTGCGATCTATATAGGTGATACAGTTTTCTGATAAAAGACGGAACCTTTCATTTTTCAACTATATCAAAGCTAATGTTTGTCTATTCGCGAACATTTTTCGACGCTAAAGCAGCATTATGACAGAAGATCAGGTTCCCCCGGCCAGTCCGGAACAGTCAAAGCCCAACCCGGCATCCGGCCCATTCTCTCCGGTTATCGGCAGCATCCGGTTGTTTCGCCGTTGGTGGCGGATAGCGGTGCGGGCAGATGTCGACCAGCAAGCGGTCATTGACAAGGTGCGCGAGGACAGCGGGTTTACCCCCCATTTCGCATTTATGACCTCAATGTCGGCTGGTATCGCAATATTGGGCTTGCTGTTGTCGTCTCCGGCAGTGGTCATCGGGGCCATGCTGCTTTCGCCATTGATGGGACCGATAATGGGGGCGGGTTTTGCTCTCGCGGTCGGTGATTCCGCGTGGCTGAAGGAGAGCGGAAAGGCGATCCTTCTGGGAACCATAATTTCGATCCTGTTTGCCGGGCTGGTGGTGACTTTGTCCCCTCTGCAAACCGTCACCGCCGAAATCGCGGCGCGCACACGGCCGAATCTGTTTGATCTGTTGGTTGCCCTTTTCTCTGCGCTGGCCGGCGGCTACGCGATGATCCGCGGACGGATGGGAACGATTGTCGGTGTCGCTATCGCAACGGCGCTGATGCCACCGCTTGCGGTTGTCGGCTTTGGACTGGCGACGTTTAACTGGGCTGTATTTGGCGGCTCGCTGCTGCTGTTCTTCACCAACCTGATGACAATTGCGCTGACCGCGACCGCCATGGCCTGGCTCTACGGTTTTCGATCCTACCTGTCCGAACGCCAATCGCAGTTTCAGATTGCAGCGATGGTAGTGGTCTTTATCGCCCTTGCCATCCCGCTTGGCCTTTCGCTGCGGCAGATCGCCTGGGAAGCCAATGTTTCGCGGTCGGCCAATGGCTATATCAAGGATCAGTTTG
Coding sequences within:
- a CDS encoding VOC family protein — translated: MSYHHLALAAKDMKAIHAFYEGVMGFELVKVEIAPVMGGGWGKHFFYRMDGDDSRFIAFWELMDTPGEDGYRFDLNEAAGTPQGTNHYSFAVNTPDELIVWREKWNAAGLDVLEIDHNWCHSVYTRDPNGNMVEFCLTTGSFTDEDRDRALAALDETKMNPSPPPAMMKQWLAKNA
- a CDS encoding TetR/AcrR family transcriptional regulator codes for the protein MPRPETDIAATRLRIIAAADRMIQEKGAISFTMSDLATAVGMSPSNLYRFFENKDALAEAMAGEWFAELLVIMEELVSADMPVEEKLYQFFAKRVVIKRARYEDDPELFESYMELGNEHFDVIKGYVDLADHYMASILAEAMEKGYFKGLELDAVVSLVNTMMQPFCNPQLMMQMMHLATEERLRIVVNTIFKGLHADNGRAIKKPELHVAG
- a CDS encoding carboxymuconolactone decarboxylase family protein — protein: MPRLREIPRSEVTDDYVLGLYNMLFGDRDPVAEPGTATGTPGNWWTVFAQVPDAFKHTTEGFGFYRSPNRKLDPKLRELGQIRAGYVVGSQFVYSQHSKAMRFEGYSEEQVTAIPNWQVADCFSDVERAVLAYTDCLVLERGRVPDGVFAALKKHLGEVEILELTYITCTYMMHAVMSRALKLEFDDVAERVVEVPAPDGATADVMGMVDKRKDADQ
- a CDS encoding DUF389 domain-containing protein, whose amino-acid sequence is MTEDQVPPASPEQSKPNPASGPFSPVIGSIRLFRRWWRIAVRADVDQQAVIDKVREDSGFTPHFAFMTSMSAGIAILGLLLSSPAVVIGAMLLSPLMGPIMGAGFALAVGDSAWLKESGKAILLGTIISILFAGLVVTLSPLQTVTAEIAARTRPNLFDLLVALFSALAGGYAMIRGRMGTIVGVAIATALMPPLAVVGFGLATFNWAVFGGSLLLFFTNLMTIALTATAMAWLYGFRSYLSERQSQFQIAAMVVVFIALAIPLGLSLRQIAWEANVSRSANGYIKDQFGKRASVSQIEIDFDADPILINATVFTPKILAGAAEQSSRVLSRNLGKPIFVNVEQFKVETGEDANSAELAAAKMREQAQQAEIQVTRLRENLALIAGVSVDDVTLDTSKRRAMVVSKVLTGASLASYYALEQRVAAGAKGWIIRLQPPAIALPELKITDGAVDPASSNDLDLTIWASERIGLPLGISGIAANRAVAREVLKANNISVAQESETAIPGSAVKLRWLAPPESSSSSQ
- the acnA gene encoding aconitate hydratase AcnA; protein product: MTTTGKDSLGTRSTMTVNGTEYSYYSLAKAAEKLGNIDKLPYTLKVLLENMLRFEDGGFTVDAKDAQAVVDWQKEAKSAAEIQYRPARVLMQDFTGVPAVVDLAAMRDGIKALGGNAEQINPQVPVHLVIDHSVMVDEFGTPQAFEHNVELEYQRNMERYEFLKWGSKAFDNFSVVPPGTGICHQVNLENIAKAVWSSKDAEGNMVAYPDTCVGTDSHTTMINGLGVLGWGVGGIEAEAAMLGQPVSMLIPEVVGFKLSGKLAEGITATDLVLTCVQMLRHVGVVGSFVEFYGPGLKELSLADRATIANMAPEYGATCGYFPIDEKTLEYLELTGRSAQDIALTEAYAREQGFWRYDETTKDAIYTKTLELDISTVVPSLSGPKLPQQRVSMAELDEEFNRDLKKVFGVDDDGKRVDVDGSDQGFAHGDVAIAAITSCTNTSNPTVLIAAGLVARKARERGLQRKPWVKSSLAPGSQVVTDYLDKAGLSEDLDYLGFNLVGYGCTTCIGNSGPLPAPISKAINENDLVAASVLSGNRNFEGRVSQDVRANYLASPPLVVAYALKGTVREDMYETPIGQGSDGTDVYLKDIWPTNAEVTDMVNSFVNREMFESRYANVYDGDEQWRAIDVTGGDTYQWRAGSTYVANPPYFDGMTMTPEPISDIIEAKTLALLGDSITTDHISPAGAIKEDSPAGEYLKNHQVSKQDFNSYGSRRGNHEVMMRGTFANIRIKNEMADGKEGGYTKYNGQIMPIYDAAMKHKADGTPLVVIGGEQYGTGSSRDWAAKGTNLLGVRAVIVESYERIHRSNLVGMGVLPLQFGEGTDREILSLDGSESFTIKGVATLKPLQEVEVEMTRADGTTSTFKTICRIDTANEMEYFLNGGILQYVLRNLAKG